A DNA window from Ornithodoros turicata isolate Travis chromosome 10, ASM3712646v1, whole genome shotgun sequence contains the following coding sequences:
- the LOC135370072 gene encoding required for meiotic nuclear division protein 1 homolog produces the protein MTAKSCILLRTPLKLLFNLCTTSQTFRTARTSLSVAYSTLPLKMRPARKKPVVDEPPSESSLSAVAYSTAGEYDLTAVSRALQKQGLYQQKVLSPDVEEVVCATAKYELNEEHRDLFIFKEGSVVFWNFPELERKSVLHLLKAYEVDSYSAALVEEETESLEYTFHNNKPKFVNGKIFLPSEGSLDLEKYTFSNGMALSVKLAIWEASLDAYVESIECLIEDMKDGRKIRMTRDQLFRKTGELFSLRHLINLSSDLLDTPDFYWDRENLEILYLKVVKYMNIERRTKVMNEKLTHCCELMELLSHHLEDKHHVRLEIMIIVLIMVEVGFECLHYSARFLS, from the exons ATGACTGCAAAATCCTGCATCCTCCTTCGAACGCCTCTGAAATTACTGTTCAACTTATGCACAACTTCACAAACATTTCGGACAG CTCGTACAAGTTTGTCAGTGGCATATTCTACACTTCCGCTCAAAATGCGGCCCGCGAGAAAAAAACCTGTTGTGGACGAACCACCGTCTGAG AGCTCCTTGTCAGCCGTTGCGTACAGCACAGCTGGGGAATACGACCTGACAGCAGTCAGTAGGGCTCTTCAGAAACAGGGGCTTTACCAACAAAAGGTCCTTTCGCCAGACGTAGAAGAAGTCGTTTGCGCGACAGCTAAATACGAGCTTAATGAGGAACACAGAGATCTATTTATATTCAA GGAGGGATCTGTCGTCTTTTGGAATTTCCCAGAACTTGAG AGGAAGTCCGTGCTCCATCTGTTGAAGGCTTACGAGGTGGACTCCTACAGTGCCGCACTGGTCGAAGAGGAGACAGAATCTCTCGAGTACACCTTCCACAA caacaAGCCAAAATTTGTCAATGGCAAAATTTTTCTACCGTCTGAAGGCAGTTTGGACCTGGAGAAGTATACATTCTCCAACGGAATGGCTCTATCAG TTAAACTGGCCATATGGGAGGCCTCCCTGGACGCGTACGTGGAGAGCATCGAGTGTCTCATTGAG GACATGAAGGACGGACGTAAGATACGAATGACACGTGACCAACTTTTCCGGAAGACCGGGGAGCTCTTCTCCTTGCG ACACCTCATCAACCTGAGCTCGGATCTCCTCGACACGCCGGACTTCTACTGGGACAGGGAGAACCTGGAAATCCTGTACCTAAAGGTCGTCAAGTACATGAACATTGAGCGTCGCACAAAG GTGATGAATGAGAAGCTGACCCATTGCTGTGAGCTCATGGAGCTGTTGAGCCACCACCTCGAAGATAAACATCATGTGCGTCTCGAGATCATGATCATAGTCCTCATCATGGTTGAG GTAGGGTTTGAATGCCTGCACTATAGTGCAAGGTTTCTCTCATAG